One Qipengyuania gaetbuli genomic region harbors:
- a CDS encoding SH3 domain-containing protein → MIARLSAFLFAVLLVSSPASAQDREVPYWASIRAKELNMRVGPSEDYKIDWVYRRKGLPVKVIRVMEGWRLIEDPDGTQGWVVARLLTDERGAIVVGEGESAIYAKPDRSSTVKWRIEPGVVGALGDCDDNWCEFAVDNRRGYVPQQRLWGAGEP, encoded by the coding sequence ATGATCGCACGCCTTTCCGCCTTTCTCTTCGCCGTACTGTTGGTCTCTTCCCCCGCATCTGCACAGGATCGCGAAGTTCCTTACTGGGCGAGCATACGGGCCAAGGAATTGAACATGCGCGTCGGGCCGAGCGAGGATTACAAGATCGACTGGGTCTATCGCCGCAAGGGATTGCCCGTGAAGGTCATCCGCGTGATGGAAGGGTGGCGGCTGATCGAGGATCCCGATGGTACGCAGGGCTGGGTGGTCGCACGCCTGCTGACCGACGAACGCGGGGCGATCGTCGTGGGAGAGGGAGAAAGCGCGATTTACGCGAAGCCCGACCGGTCATCGACGGTGAAATGGCGGATCGAACCCGGCGTGGTTGGCGCGCTGGGGGATTGCGACGACAACTGGTGCGAATTTGCCGTGGACAATCGCCGCGGTTACGTCCCGCAGCAGCGCCTCTGGGGCGCCGGAGAACCCTGA
- a CDS encoding thiolase family protein, with the protein MSQFSANDPVVILSYARTPMGGMQGALADVSATDLGATAVKAAVERSGVSPDAFDRTYMGCVLPAGLGQAPARQATIKAGLPKSVQATTVNKVCGSGMQTVIMGAEALASGTVDYVVAGGMESMTNAPYLLKKHRSGARIGHDTAYDHMFLDGLEDAYEEGRAMGTFAQDTANQYQLTREEMDAYSIESLRRANAAIESGAFADEVVPVTVATRAGEVTVEHDEQPGKGKPDKIPQLRPAFAKDGTITAATSSSISDGAAAVVLTRESVASANGQQPVAKIVAMAAHAQEPSEFTVAPVGAITKVLERAGWSADDVDLWEVNEAFACVAMFAMRDIGIPHEKINVNGGGTALGHPIGASGTRIIVTLLNALKRQGKKRGVASLCIGGGEATAVAVELV; encoded by the coding sequence ATGAGCCAGTTCAGCGCAAACGACCCCGTCGTCATTCTATCCTATGCCCGCACCCCGATGGGCGGGATGCAAGGAGCACTCGCGGACGTTTCCGCTACCGATCTGGGTGCCACGGCTGTGAAGGCGGCTGTCGAACGTTCGGGCGTCTCACCCGATGCATTCGATCGCACCTACATGGGCTGTGTCCTTCCCGCCGGTCTCGGCCAGGCCCCTGCTCGCCAGGCGACGATCAAGGCCGGCCTGCCCAAGTCGGTGCAGGCGACGACCGTCAACAAGGTCTGCGGCAGCGGCATGCAGACGGTCATCATGGGTGCAGAAGCGCTCGCCAGTGGCACGGTCGACTACGTCGTCGCCGGCGGAATGGAGAGCATGACCAATGCCCCGTACCTCCTCAAGAAGCACCGCTCGGGCGCCCGCATCGGCCACGACACGGCCTATGACCACATGTTCCTCGACGGGCTGGAAGACGCCTATGAGGAAGGCCGCGCCATGGGCACTTTCGCGCAGGACACGGCGAACCAGTACCAGCTGACGCGCGAAGAGATGGACGCCTATTCCATCGAATCGCTGCGCCGCGCCAATGCTGCCATCGAGAGCGGTGCATTTGCCGACGAAGTCGTCCCCGTGACCGTCGCGACCCGCGCGGGCGAAGTCACCGTCGAGCACGACGAGCAGCCCGGCAAGGGCAAGCCCGACAAGATCCCGCAGCTTCGCCCGGCTTTCGCAAAGGATGGGACGATCACCGCCGCCACCTCCTCGTCGATTTCCGACGGTGCGGCAGCAGTCGTCCTCACGCGCGAAAGCGTGGCGAGCGCGAATGGCCAGCAGCCTGTCGCAAAAATCGTCGCCATGGCCGCCCATGCGCAGGAGCCTTCGGAATTCACTGTTGCTCCGGTTGGCGCGATCACCAAGGTGCTCGAAAGGGCCGGCTGGTCGGCGGACGACGTCGACCTGTGGGAAGTGAACGAGGCCTTCGCCTGCGTCGCCATGTTCGCCATGCGCGACATCGGCATCCCGCACGAGAAGATCAACGTCAACGGCGGCGGCACGGCTCTGGGCCACCCCATCGGCGCCAGCGGCACGCGCATCATCGTCACGCTGCTGAACGCCCTCAAGAGGCAGGGCAAGAAGCGCGGTGTCGCCTCGCTCTGCATTGGTGGCGGTGAAGCCACGGCCGTCGCAGTCGAACTGGTCTGA
- a CDS encoding 2-hydroxyacid dehydrogenase produces the protein MTDHDHASDRPQKRLDRKPRVTVTRHLAASVETRMSDLFEANLNLTDEPMSRDAIVAAMQDCDVLVPTVTDRIDASVIEAAGPDLRLIANFGAGTEHIDLQAAAARKIIVTNTPGVFTDDTADLTMAGIIGVPRRVREGVELIRSGKWTGWAPTAMLGRKLGGKYLGILGMGRIGQAVAHRARAFGLEILYHNRKRLPEAVERMFGATWVENIDELVAQADILTLHCPATPETRGIIDARRIGLMKEGASLINTARGDLVDYEALIAALEAGHLAGAGLDVYPDEPNVDPRLICHPNVMTLPHIGSATREGREDSGMKVIANIRMWADGHRPPDQVLTGLR, from the coding sequence ATGACCGATCACGATCACGCATCCGACCGACCCCAGAAGCGCCTCGACCGCAAGCCTCGGGTGACCGTCACCCGCCATCTGGCCGCATCCGTCGAGACGCGCATGAGCGACCTCTTCGAAGCGAACCTCAACCTCACGGACGAACCGATGAGCCGTGACGCCATCGTCGCGGCCATGCAGGATTGCGACGTCCTAGTTCCCACAGTGACCGACCGGATCGATGCTTCGGTGATCGAGGCAGCTGGCCCTGACCTGCGCCTCATCGCCAATTTCGGTGCCGGGACCGAGCATATCGACCTGCAAGCGGCGGCTGCCCGCAAGATCATCGTCACCAATACGCCGGGCGTGTTCACCGACGATACGGCAGACCTGACGATGGCCGGCATCATCGGCGTGCCACGCCGCGTGCGCGAAGGTGTGGAACTCATCCGCAGTGGCAAGTGGACGGGCTGGGCCCCGACCGCGATGCTCGGACGCAAGCTGGGCGGAAAGTACCTCGGCATCCTCGGGATGGGCCGTATCGGCCAGGCAGTCGCCCACCGTGCCCGCGCTTTCGGTCTCGAAATCCTCTATCACAACCGCAAGCGCCTGCCCGAAGCGGTCGAGCGGATGTTCGGCGCGACCTGGGTGGAAAACATCGACGAGCTCGTCGCACAGGCCGATATCCTCACCCTTCACTGCCCTGCGACACCGGAAACTCGCGGCATCATCGACGCGCGCAGGATCGGCCTGATGAAAGAGGGGGCGAGCCTCATCAACACCGCCCGCGGCGATCTGGTGGATTACGAAGCTTTGATCGCGGCACTCGAAGCGGGCCACCTCGCCGGCGCGGGGCTCGATGTCTATCCGGACGAGCCCAATGTCGATCCACGGCTCATTTGCCATCCCAATGTCATGACACTGCCGCACATCGGTAGCGCGACGCGCGAAGGCCGCGAGGATTCGGGGATGAAGGTAATTGCGAACATCCGCATGTGGGCCGACGGCCACCGTCCCCCCGACCAGGTTCTCACCGGTCTTCGATAA
- the prfB gene encoding peptide chain release factor 2, with amino-acid sequence MRAEGQAQIDRIEAALALVRQSLDWDRALRRLDELDARVQDPKLWDDPKQAQAITQEQKRLETAINTVREIESEMADAIEFVEMGEAEGDDEVTREGLETLAMLADRADRDKVQALLSGEADGNDTYVEIHAGAGGTESQDWAEMLFRMYARWAERRGFKVETVEYQSGDQAGIKSATLLLKGENAYGYAKTESGVHRLVRISPYDSSARRHTSFSSVWVYPVIDDDIDIEINPADLKIDTYRASGAGGQHVNTTDSAVRITHQPTGIVVASQNDRSQHKNKATAMNMLKARLFEREMAEREAAASGEYQEKSEIGWGHQIRSYVLQPYQMVKDLRTGVTSPTPDDVLDGALDPFISAALAQRVTGETVEVEDTE; translated from the coding sequence ATGCGTGCCGAAGGGCAGGCCCAAATCGACCGCATCGAAGCCGCTCTGGCGCTGGTCCGCCAGTCGCTCGACTGGGACCGTGCGTTGCGTCGGCTCGACGAGCTGGACGCGCGCGTGCAGGATCCCAAGCTGTGGGACGACCCCAAGCAGGCGCAGGCGATCACACAGGAACAGAAGCGCCTCGAGACCGCGATCAATACGGTGCGAGAGATCGAAAGCGAGATGGCAGACGCCATCGAGTTCGTCGAAATGGGCGAAGCGGAAGGCGACGACGAAGTCACCCGCGAAGGCCTGGAAACGCTGGCAATGCTCGCCGACCGTGCAGACCGCGACAAGGTGCAGGCGCTGCTTTCGGGCGAGGCCGACGGGAACGACACCTATGTCGAAATCCACGCAGGGGCAGGCGGAACCGAGAGCCAGGACTGGGCGGAAATGCTCTTCCGCATGTACGCCCGCTGGGCCGAACGTCGCGGTTTCAAGGTCGAGACTGTCGAATACCAATCGGGCGATCAGGCAGGGATCAAGTCTGCCACTCTCCTGCTCAAGGGCGAGAATGCCTACGGCTACGCCAAGACCGAAAGCGGCGTGCACCGGCTCGTCCGGATCAGCCCGTACGACAGTTCTGCCCGTCGCCACACCAGCTTTAGCTCTGTCTGGGTCTATCCGGTCATCGACGACGATATCGATATCGAGATCAACCCGGCCGACCTCAAGATCGACACCTACCGCGCATCGGGCGCAGGCGGCCAGCACGTCAACACGACCGATTCCGCCGTCCGCATTACCCACCAGCCGACGGGCATTGTGGTGGCGAGCCAGAACGATCGCAGCCAGCACAAGAACAAGGCCACGGCCATGAACATGCTCAAGGCTCGTCTGTTCGAGCGCGAAATGGCGGAGCGCGAAGCGGCCGCGTCGGGTGAATACCAGGAAAAGAGCGAGATCGGCTGGGGCCACCAGATTCGCAGCTACGTCCTGCAGCCCTACCAGATGGTCAAGGATCTGCGCACCGGCGTTACCTCGCCGACGCCTGACGACGTACTCGACGGTGCGCTGGATCCGTTCATTTCGGCCGCGCTCGCCCAGCGCGTAACCGGCGAGACGGTCGAGGTGGAGGACACCGAGTGA
- a CDS encoding YgdI/YgdR family lipoprotein: MTGGDLQGRRLAAATLVIATLALAACNAVGGNEASEPEAPDPASIAGSYEATLEDGRTIIHTLNEDGTYRDLDGDGNPVETGTWRLAEGEICYDPEGSDPEACFAGGPSGKVRRVERPALEATE, encoded by the coding sequence ATGACGGGTGGTGATTTGCAGGGACGGCGGCTTGCGGCCGCCACCTTGGTAATCGCCACCCTCGCCCTTGCAGCTTGCAACGCGGTTGGCGGAAACGAAGCATCGGAGCCAGAGGCTCCCGATCCGGCCAGCATTGCGGGCAGCTATGAAGCGACGCTCGAAGACGGGCGGACCATCATTCATACGCTTAACGAAGACGGCACCTACAGGGATCTCGATGGCGACGGGAACCCGGTCGAGACAGGAACCTGGCGCCTAGCGGAAGGTGAAATCTGCTATGATCCGGAAGGAAGCGATCCGGAAGCCTGCTTTGCTGGCGGTCCTTCGGGAAAGGTCAGGCGCGTGGAGCGTCCAGCCTTAGAAGCGACCGAGTAA
- a CDS encoding nuclear transport factor 2 family protein: MDEFAAKIEALEHLWMRSWVQRDRNQMKALAGRDFIFLLGSKSPAILDRASWLEASTTRFRCTGYRFDDVYVRRHGPIAVFAARMTMDAMMGDHEWSGETWLTDVWRISKVRRKWRILERTISRPDTDKAMPDAIRSMQLWR; this comes from the coding sequence ATGGATGAATTCGCCGCCAAGATCGAAGCGCTGGAGCATTTGTGGATGCGCAGCTGGGTGCAGCGCGACCGCAACCAGATGAAGGCCTTGGCCGGGCGCGATTTCATATTCCTGCTCGGTTCGAAGAGCCCTGCGATCCTAGACCGCGCCAGCTGGCTTGAAGCTTCAACCACGCGCTTTCGGTGCACCGGCTATCGCTTCGACGACGTCTATGTCCGCCGCCATGGACCGATAGCGGTATTTGCCGCGCGCATGACCATGGATGCGATGATGGGCGATCACGAATGGTCAGGCGAAACCTGGCTCACCGACGTGTGGCGTATTTCCAAGGTTCGCCGCAAATGGCGCATTCTGGAACGCACGATCTCGCGTCCGGACACCGACAAGGCGATGCCGGACGCGATCAGATCGATGCAGCTCTGGCGCTAG
- a CDS encoding NAD(P)H-dependent flavin oxidoreductase, protein MSFKGLSPILYGGREVWPLVEGGKGVSATNHASSGAWAAAGGIGTVSAVNADSYDEDGNPIPQVYPQATRKERFEQLVRYGIDGATEQVRRAHEISGGKGAININVLWEMGGAQQVLEGVLENCKGLITGVTCGAGMPYKLAEIAARFNVHYLPIVSSARAFRALWKRSYSKVPELMAAVVYEDPWLAGGHNGLSNAEDPTKPEDPYPRVKALRETMRAEGVSEDTAIVMAGGVWFLREWNDWIDNPELGKIAFQFGTRPLLTHESPIPQVWKDMLRTVEPGDVLLHKFSPTGFYSSAVKTPFLYDLMHRSERQIPIFKRDEEEGTVPLADHGKAKYFFVHPGDQRKAQAWMHEGFTEALKTPDNTVVFVTPQSAEQIRADQQGCMGCLSHCQFSSWKDHDDHTTGRLADPRSFCIQKTLQDIAHGGDPDENLAFAGHAAYRFKQDPFYSNNFTPTVQELVERILTGD, encoded by the coding sequence ATGAGTTTCAAGGGTTTGAGCCCCATTCTTTATGGTGGACGCGAAGTCTGGCCGCTGGTCGAAGGCGGCAAGGGCGTTTCCGCGACCAACCACGCCAGTTCTGGGGCATGGGCTGCTGCAGGGGGCATCGGTACCGTCAGCGCCGTGAATGCCGACAGCTATGACGAGGATGGAAATCCCATTCCGCAGGTCTATCCGCAGGCGACCCGCAAGGAGCGTTTCGAACAGCTTGTGCGCTATGGGATCGACGGTGCCACCGAACAGGTCCGGCGCGCCCATGAAATCTCGGGCGGCAAGGGCGCGATCAACATCAATGTCCTGTGGGAAATGGGCGGCGCGCAGCAGGTCCTCGAAGGCGTGCTGGAGAATTGCAAGGGCCTGATCACCGGCGTTACCTGCGGTGCGGGGATGCCATACAAGCTGGCCGAGATCGCGGCCCGCTTCAACGTTCACTACCTCCCCATTGTCAGCTCGGCCCGCGCATTTCGTGCCCTGTGGAAGCGCAGCTACTCCAAGGTGCCCGAACTCATGGCCGCTGTGGTTTATGAAGACCCCTGGCTGGCAGGCGGTCACAATGGCCTTTCGAACGCGGAAGACCCGACCAAGCCGGAAGATCCCTATCCGCGCGTCAAGGCGCTGCGCGAAACCATGCGCGCTGAAGGCGTTTCGGAAGATACCGCGATCGTCATGGCGGGCGGCGTCTGGTTCCTGCGCGAATGGAACGACTGGATCGACAATCCCGAACTTGGCAAGATCGCCTTCCAGTTCGGCACCCGTCCGCTGTTGACGCACGAGAGCCCGATTCCGCAGGTCTGGAAGGACATGCTGCGGACGGTCGAGCCGGGCGACGTCCTGCTGCACAAGTTCAGCCCCACCGGCTTCTATTCCTCGGCTGTGAAGACCCCGTTCCTTTACGATCTGATGCACCGTAGCGAGCGCCAGATCCCGATCTTCAAGCGCGACGAGGAAGAAGGCACCGTTCCCTTGGCCGACCACGGCAAGGCGAAGTACTTCTTCGTGCACCCAGGCGACCAGCGCAAGGCGCAAGCCTGGATGCATGAAGGCTTTACCGAGGCGCTCAAAACCCCGGACAATACGGTCGTTTTCGTAACGCCCCAGAGTGCAGAGCAGATCAGGGCCGACCAGCAGGGCTGCATGGGCTGCCTCTCGCATTGCCAGTTCTCGAGCTGGAAGGATCACGATGACCACACGACCGGTCGTCTTGCCGACCCGCGCAGCTTCTGCATTCAGAAGACGCTACAGGATATCGCCCATGGCGGCGATCCGGACGAGAACCTCGCCTTTGCAGGGCACGCTGCCTACCGCTTCAAGCAGGATCCGTTCTATTCGAACAATTTCACGCCGACCGTGCAGGAACTGGTCGAGCGCATCCTGACCGGCGACTGA
- a CDS encoding class I SAM-dependent methyltransferase: protein MKLGLALVPCLAALAGCDALGGGSEEGKVFPAPDRPVSEVISYQFSTEDARDSRGEAQKVMDLAELEAGMTVADIGAGSGYYTVRLAPRVGDGGRVLAQDIDPEALQLLARRVERQRLDNVSIRLGEPADPKLPADSFDRIFMVHMYHEIQQPYEFLWNMWPALREGGQVIVVDVDRPTDQHGIDPLLLSCEFRRVGYELVAFKDAPELSGYYAQFKAAANRPEPGEIKPCRVDDVNGD, encoded by the coding sequence GTGAAACTGGGCCTCGCCCTTGTTCCCTGTCTCGCCGCGCTTGCAGGATGCGATGCGCTTGGTGGCGGCAGCGAAGAGGGGAAGGTCTTCCCGGCGCCCGACCGTCCGGTATCGGAAGTTATCTCCTACCAGTTCTCCACCGAGGACGCGCGTGACAGCCGCGGCGAGGCGCAGAAGGTAATGGACCTGGCCGAACTCGAAGCTGGCATGACCGTGGCGGACATCGGCGCGGGAAGCGGCTATTACACCGTGCGACTGGCGCCGCGGGTCGGCGACGGCGGACGTGTTCTGGCACAGGACATCGATCCCGAGGCTCTGCAACTCCTGGCCCGGCGCGTCGAACGCCAGCGGCTCGACAATGTCTCGATCAGGCTGGGCGAACCGGCCGATCCCAAGCTGCCTGCAGACAGCTTCGACCGGATCTTTATGGTCCACATGTATCACGAGATCCAGCAGCCCTACGAGTTCCTGTGGAACATGTGGCCCGCGCTTCGCGAAGGCGGGCAGGTCATCGTCGTGGATGTCGATCGCCCGACCGACCAGCACGGTATCGATCCGCTGCTGCTGTCGTGCGAATTCCGCCGCGTCGGATACGAGTTGGTCGCTTTCAAGGATGCTCCCGAGCTTTCGGGGTACTATGCACAGTTCAAGGCAGCGGCTAACAGGCCCGAGCCGGGCGAAATCAAACCCTGTCGAGTGGACGACGTCAACGGGGACTAG